GGTATTGATATGTTCGATTGTGTTCTTGCAACCCGTATGGCACGAAATGGTGGCATTTTTACTGATGACGGTGTCATTACACTCAAGAAGGCAATCCATAAATTCGATCATGGCCCACTTGAAGAGGGCTGTACCTGCAGGGCATGTACACAGTATAGCAGAGCCTACATGCATCATCTTATCAAGACAGGCGAGATGCTTGGAGGCATGCTGGCCACGGAGCACAACCTGACCTACTTCTACCGACTGATGGAACGTGTCCGCCAGGCTATCAGGGAAAACCGATTTGCTTCCTTTAAAAGGGAATACCTTGCAAGATTCTACGCAAAGTAGCAAGACAGCCAAAAGCAGTTTTGCCATCATGCTCTGCACGATTGCAAGCAGGCTGCTCGGGATCGTGAAAGCTCGTGTACTCTCCTCGGTCTTTGGAGCGAGTGGGGTGGCTGATGTGATTAACTTCACATTCAACATCCCCAACAATTTCCGAAAACTCTTTGCTGAAGGGGCCGTCAACTCAGCACTCATTCCTGCTTTTTCCAGCCTACTTGGATTAGGGAAGAAGCGGAGCTCTCTTCATCTCTTCAGCTTGCTTTGCACCTACCAGACCATTCTTCTTATACCCTTGGTATTGCTCTCCTATTTCTTTGGTGAAGAGTTCATTTCCCTTATCAGTGACTTTGACAGTGCCCAGGTTGCCTTGGGAGCAAAACTACTTCCTTTCTTCATGGTCTATCTGGCAGCCATCAGCATGGCGGCGATCTTTAATGGTGTATTGCAATCTCATCACAACTTCCTCCATGCCTATCTTTCCCCTTTGCTTTTCTCACTCTCTGTAATCTTTGGGGTGCAGTATCTCACTCCTTACCTTGGGGCAATGAGTATGGCTTGGGCTACTCTGGTTGGAGGACTGCTGCAAGGTTCCTACTCCTACCTTATGCTCAGACGCTATGGATATCGACTAAAACCAGCAATAAGGCAAGCAGATACACCCCTGAAACCTGTCATTGGGGCATGGTCCTTGGTCGTACTCGGAATGGGAATGCAGGTTCTCACGCAGTTGGTGACCTATCACTTTGCATCCACCTTGAACGAAGGGAGTGTAACAGCCTTCGCAAATGCAACAATCTTTTACCAGACGCCTTACGGGGTCTTTTTCAACGCAATCAGTGCAGTAAGTCTTCCGTTGCTCAGTCGCTCCTATGCCCTGGGCCAGATGCAAGAGATGCAAAAACATACCCGTCATAGCATTGTTCAACTGACCAGTCTCCTGCTTCCCAGTGGTATTATTCTGTTCTTCCTTAGTCAGGAGAGTGTCAGCGTGGTGTTGCAGACCGGTAATTACACGCTTGCAGATGCCCAACTGACAGCATTGGCTCTTCGACCCTTCCTGTTGTTCATGGTAACCACCAGCTGGTATGCAATGCTGCTACGTCTCGGCTATAGTGCAAACCGTTATGCCCTGATGACCAAGATCACCTTTTTTCAGAACATAGTGGACATCCTTCTCATGTGGGTTTTCATATCCTTGGGGTGGGGGATCATATCACTTGCTCTAGCAAATGGATTAAGCTATGTAGCACTACTTGGATTCTTGTCTTTCAAACTGAGAGATCTCTACAATCCGATGAAGGATACACGACTGAGACGTGGATTGCTGCGTACTATAGCCGCAAATATACCGATACTTGGGTACTGCTTGCTTTATGCTTCATTCGGTATGACTTGGTATCAGAGTGGATCAAACTTGAAAAACCTTTTGATTCTTAGTCTGGTTGCTCTTGGCTCTCTTGTGGTATGGCTCCTCTCCTATGCATTGCTGAAGGTGGAGCTACTCTCACTCTTCCGTTCCAAGCAGCAAGGCAGCAACCTGTAAGGCAACCACCTCATCCAGCTTTATCACCATTCTGTCAAATGTAACCAATCCATTGAGTTCCTGCTGTACATCAGTCAATTGAGTATAGACGGAAGCAGCGAGCCCTTTTTGTTTGGCAGGATATACTTCTTCCTCGTAGAGCCTGAAGAAGGCATCATTGAATGCTGTACGATCATGCAGATGTTTATAACCAAAGGATTTTTCTCCTTCATCGTCATGCCCTTCAACCCGATACAGATAACCTCCAAATTCTGAGAGAATGATTGCCCTGCCGAGTTTGTCTGGTTTATGGCGGTACTGCTTGAAATATACATGGCGGGAAGAAAATTCACCAATGCCCTGGTCATACCAGCCGCTGGTACAATCGATAGTTCTACTTGAATCGAGATCTTTGACGAGAGAGTACATGTTTCTCGCATCGAATTGCCCCCAACCTTCATTGAAGACAACCCACATGGCAATACTGACACAGTTATAGAGTGTTTCTATCATCTGTGTAAGCTCAGTGGCAAACATCTCTCGGTATTTCATGTCCTGACTGCCCAGCAGTCGATAGTGGTGGTCTTTCACCATGAAACCAGGCACAAAGAGTGGGGCAGACATAATGGGTTGAATAGGAGGCCTTCCCCCACTTACCATATCCTGCCAGACAAGAAGACCTAGATGGTCACAATGGTAATACCATCTTCGACTCTCCACCTTTGCATGTTTACGGACCATGTTAAAGCCCAACTTCTTCACCATGACCAAATCATCAATGATTGCTTGGTCACTTGGAGCGGTATAGAGACTATGAGGCCAGTATCCTTGGTCCAGGATTCCGTGATGGTAATAGGGTTTTCCGTTGAGCAATAATCTTCCATCCTTCACCTCAAAGCTACGCAACCCAACATAACTTGTCACGATATCACTGCCCAGCTGTACGGTGAGGGGGTAGAGATATGGATCTTCAGGACTCCAAGGGTGCACTTTCTCCACCTGACAACAAAGACGTTGGTTACTCATTCCCTTGCACTGTTTATACCCATCCAGGTATGAGATGGTAACCTCATGTATCCCATCATTTGGAATAACCTGGACATACCAGCAGTGCTGTGCAAGGTCAGGGGTGATGATAAGGTTCTTGATATAGAACCGGGGGACTTCCTCAATCCAGACAGTCTGGTGAATGCCACTTTGCCCCTGATAGAATATTCCCGACGCTTTGGATGCCTGTTTACCTCTTATGATCGGCTCACTGTCTCCAGGGTCAACAACCTTGACCAACAAGTCGTTCTCTTCCTTGAGAAGATCTGTAATATCGAAGGAGAAGGGGAGGTATCCTCCCTGATGCGATCCAACCTCAATACCATTCAGGAAGACCTCGCATGCATGATCAACAGCCTCAAAATGCAGCAGGAGTCGTGAATCGGGAGAGAGTGCAGTATATGTTAGTGTACGATGGTACCAGAGTCTCAGATTTGGGGTAATCTTAGTTTGCAATCCACTGAGTTTTGTTTCCGGTGAGAAGGGTACAAGAATGCTAAGAGGGAAATATTGTGGCCTGGTCTCTTCGTTGCTTATTGCAAAATCCCACCAACCATTAAGGTTCTCGTAGGAGTCTCGGACCAGCTGTGGTCGTGGGTATTCTACCAAGACAGTATGTTCATTGACGCTGTACCTTTCCTGCATGTACCCATACTACCACAGAGTGAAAAAGCCCTCAGCAATTATCTTGCCAAGGGCTTGGTTTTTCTAGAAATCAACGACTGAAATTGATTTGACCGTAAAGTCATAATTCTGATCGTTGAGGGTAAAGGTAAATCGCTCTCCGACCTCATGATTGAGCAAGGCTCTACCGAATGGGGCCAGAAGGTTGATGATATTCTCATTGGGATTGGATTCCCACGGTCCCATGATGGTGAACACCACTTCTTCGGCTTTGATGTTGTCCATCATAACCACCTTGGTGCCAAACCCAATTTTAGAAGAGTCTACCTTGTCCTTGGTAATAACTGTAGCACGATCGACCTCTTCGGCAAGTCTGCGCAAAGTATTGTTCAGGAGACTCTGTTTCTCCTTGCCATACTTGTATTCGCTGTTCTCTCGAAGATCTCCCAACTCCCTTGCTTCACCAATTTCCTTGGCAACCTCTGGCAGTTCCACATGCTGGATATGATCAATCTCCTTCTTCTTGGCAGCAAGACTGCTGGGAGTACAGAAAAGACCGGTGGGAACAACGCTCTGCTTGTTGATCGGCTCCACTTCATCAAAAAATTTGAATGAGGGGAACTGCTCGCTGATTGCATGCTTGATCTCAATTTTCTTTCCACCAGGAAGATTGAATACATTTGCCACAAGGCTGTAAATCTTCTGGGCCCTTTCTTCGTTACCCGCCGCCACAAAGTTCAGGACGGCACGTTCATCAAAGAGGAAACCCATGAGCGTCTTTGCGTTCTTGCGGTTTTCCTGTACATCCTTTCGGTTGTCGATACAGCGGTTGGTGAAGTCGAGCAATTGCAATTCGGTGTATAGCAACTGCTCAGCAGTAATACCAGCTTTCTCCCAATACTTCTTATCACCGTTCTTGAGCAGATAGATCAGGGTATTCCCTTTTTCCTTGAAGTTTTCCACCGCATTACGGTAAATACCTGCAAGGGCACTGTACTTCTTCTTCTGCTTGTAGACATCGGGGATGTATCCAGTGAGGTAAGAGTCAAACAGTACTGCAAGGATTTTCTCCCAGCCAGGAATTTCCTCAACCACATGGTCGATGAAGGCTTTCTTTAGCTCGGGATCTTTGATTGCAGCAAAGGTCGCCTCAACATTATCACAGCGCTCATAGAGCATTGCAAAGGTCAGCGCATCAGGGTAGCTGATAAAGTTCATATTCTGATATTTTACCAACTCCTCGAGCAACAAGTAACAACTGAATGTAATGTCATTCGCTACCACGATCGGCTTAAAGGCACCATTTTCCTCGAAGAAGAGGTCACTGAAGTACCGCACCATCTCAAAAAAGAAGTCACTCTCGACGTCTCCCTTTGCAGCAATAAAATCCTTCAGGCTCTTGATCTTGTCATAGATATTCTTCTCATTCCTGAAAACCTGGAGCTGTTTCTCTTCATAGCTTACAGGGGTGGAGCGGAGAAGATATGTATCCACATCATTGCTGGAAAGATCGAATAGTGGGTTGGTCATCAACTCCTTCTTGGCCTGATTGAGCCATGGAGTCCACTCCTTGACATCAAGGATGGAGGGAACCAGTTCACTCTTCATCTCTTTCAGGTTGATCCTTCCCTCATTGCTGGCCATCAAGGTCTTCAGTGTCCAGGGAATATCCTCCTGTACTTTCTTGCTGAGTTTCTCTCTTGGCAATGCGCTCTTGAGCACCCAGATATGACTCTTTGGAAGTGCCTGCAAGCTCTTGAAAGCCATTGAGGTAGACATCCTGCTGCCTTCCTTGCTTGACTGTCCAGCAAAATCCACGATGACATCACTTTCATCAATTGACCGTATTCTACCGATTCGGTTTGTACTGTTCTGGAATACAAAGGTACCCTTGTCGAACGCAATATTTGTTTCGAAATCCTCGATACTGTGGAGAATGTCACGATTGATATTGCTTGTCAGTGCACTGGACTCAAGACAGCTCTTGAGCCTGGAATGGGTCTTGTATTTTGTCTTGTAACTCTTAATCAAGTTTTCCCTGGCAAAGGTATCTTCGCGGTCAAGGGCAAGCATCTGTTTCTGACATTCGATCTGATGGTCAATGTCATCCTTGCTTGCATTCTCAAGGTCACGCAACAAAGCAACTGCAGTGCTCTTGCTCACAGCAGACACCTGGTCTGCTACAGAGATGAAGTAACCGAAGTTGTCTTCTTCCAATTCAAGAAGGGCAGTGAACATTGCTCTCACTGAGGAGACATCCTTTCTCTTGATAAGTCTGTGGATACCTTTCTTGTAGAAGGAGATGGCTTTATCCTTGTTTCCCTTCTGCTTTGCATGTGAGGCAAGTTGGCGGACGATCTCGACTTCTTCGTAATCCACCTTGACCAAACGTTCCCAAAGCTGGAATTTCTCTTCTTCCTTTCCCATCTGTTCATATGAATCAGCAAGCAAGCGAAGCGCATGCTTGTTTTCATTTCGGCTGAGAATTTTCTGTGAGAGATATTCAACAATATTCCATTTCTTGGCTTCCATGAACATCTCAATGAGGCTGAGCAGCTGCAGATAATCATCCGCTCCTCTGCGTTCCAATTGGATGGACCCACTGATGTACATGGCAATGATGCTGTTTCGCTCCTTCTCACTGAGGTGC
This sequence is a window from uncultured Sphaerochaeta sp.. Protein-coding genes within it:
- the murJ gene encoding murein biosynthesis integral membrane protein MurJ; amino-acid sequence: MQDSTQSSKTAKSSFAIMLCTIASRLLGIVKARVLSSVFGASGVADVINFTFNIPNNFRKLFAEGAVNSALIPAFSSLLGLGKKRSSLHLFSLLCTYQTILLIPLVLLSYFFGEEFISLISDFDSAQVALGAKLLPFFMVYLAAISMAAIFNGVLQSHHNFLHAYLSPLLFSLSVIFGVQYLTPYLGAMSMAWATLVGGLLQGSYSYLMLRRYGYRLKPAIRQADTPLKPVIGAWSLVVLGMGMQVLTQLVTYHFASTLNEGSVTAFANATIFYQTPYGVFFNAISAVSLPLLSRSYALGQMQEMQKHTRHSIVQLTSLLLPSGIILFFLSQESVSVVLQTGNYTLADAQLTALALRPFLLFMVTTSWYAMLLRLGYSANRYALMTKITFFQNIVDILLMWVFISLGWGIISLALANGLSYVALLGFLSFKLRDLYNPMKDTRLRRGLLRTIAANIPILGYCLLYASFGMTWYQSGSNLKNLLILSLVALGSLVVWLLSYALLKVELLSLFRSKQQGSNL
- a CDS encoding glycoside hydrolase family 2 TIM barrel-domain containing protein codes for the protein MQERYSVNEHTVLVEYPRPQLVRDSYENLNGWWDFAISNEETRPQYFPLSILVPFSPETKLSGLQTKITPNLRLWYHRTLTYTALSPDSRLLLHFEAVDHACEVFLNGIEVGSHQGGYLPFSFDITDLLKEENDLLVKVVDPGDSEPIIRGKQASKASGIFYQGQSGIHQTVWIEEVPRFYIKNLIITPDLAQHCWYVQVIPNDGIHEVTISYLDGYKQCKGMSNQRLCCQVEKVHPWSPEDPYLYPLTVQLGSDIVTSYVGLRSFEVKDGRLLLNGKPYYHHGILDQGYWPHSLYTAPSDQAIIDDLVMVKKLGFNMVRKHAKVESRRWYYHCDHLGLLVWQDMVSGGRPPIQPIMSAPLFVPGFMVKDHHYRLLGSQDMKYREMFATELTQMIETLYNCVSIAMWVVFNEGWGQFDARNMYSLVKDLDSSRTIDCTSGWYDQGIGEFSSRHVYFKQYRHKPDKLGRAIILSEFGGYLYRVEGHDDEGEKSFGYKHLHDRTAFNDAFFRLYEEEVYPAKQKGLAASVYTQLTDVQQELNGLVTFDRMVIKLDEVVALQVAALLLGTEE
- the greA gene encoding transcription elongation factor GreA; amino-acid sequence: MGFQEIENLLKEEQWTRSTVTTYTTSSFQELDKNIKEMDEEQKTEAKSLCDTHLSEKERNSIIAMYISGSIQLERRGADDYLQLLSLIEMFMEAKKWNIVEYLSQKILSRNENKHALRLLADSYEQMGKEEEKFQLWERLVKVDYEEVEIVRQLASHAKQKGNKDKAISFYKKGIHRLIKRKDVSSVRAMFTALLELEEDNFGYFISVADQVSAVSKSTAVALLRDLENASKDDIDHQIECQKQMLALDREDTFARENLIKSYKTKYKTHSRLKSCLESSALTSNINRDILHSIEDFETNIAFDKGTFVFQNSTNRIGRIRSIDESDVIVDFAGQSSKEGSRMSTSMAFKSLQALPKSHIWVLKSALPREKLSKKVQEDIPWTLKTLMASNEGRINLKEMKSELVPSILDVKEWTPWLNQAKKELMTNPLFDLSSNDVDTYLLRSTPVSYEEKQLQVFRNEKNIYDKIKSLKDFIAAKGDVESDFFFEMVRYFSDLFFEENGAFKPIVVANDITFSCYLLLEELVKYQNMNFISYPDALTFAMLYERCDNVEATFAAIKDPELKKAFIDHVVEEIPGWEKILAVLFDSYLTGYIPDVYKQKKKYSALAGIYRNAVENFKEKGNTLIYLLKNGDKKYWEKAGITAEQLLYTELQLLDFTNRCIDNRKDVQENRKNAKTLMGFLFDERAVLNFVAAGNEERAQKIYSLVANVFNLPGGKKIEIKHAISEQFPSFKFFDEVEPINKQSVVPTGLFCTPSSLAAKKKEIDHIQHVELPEVAKEIGEARELGDLRENSEYKYGKEKQSLLNNTLRRLAEEVDRATVITKDKVDSSKIGFGTKVVMMDNIKAEEVVFTIMGPWESNPNENIINLLAPFGRALLNHEVGERFTFTLNDQNYDFTVKSISVVDF